The genomic region CGCGGTGCAGTTCCTGTTCGAGGCGCGCGATCTCCGCGTCGAGGTCGATGCCCTTCTCGCGAGCCTCGGCCTGCTTCTCCGGGCGTTTGAGCTCGGCGATGATGCCTTCGAGCTCCGCGATCGGCTTCTCGAAGTCGAAGGCGCTAGCGACCATTCGGGTAGGTTCCTCCGAAGAACGTCAGGAGGTAGCCGAGCGTGGCGCGCATGTCCTTGCGGGGCACGACGCGGTCGACCATCCCGTGCTCCCACTGGAACTCGCTGGTCTGGAAGTTGTCTGGCAGGCGGGCGCCGACGTCCTGGTTGCCAACCCGTCGTCCGGCGAAGCCGACGGTGGCGCCGGGCTCGGCCAGGATGATGTCGCCCAGGCAGGCGTAGCTGGCGTAGACGCCGCCGGTGGTCGCGTCGGTGAGCACGGTGACGTAGGGAACGCGGGCGCGGTCCAGCCGGGCGACCGCCGCGGAGGTCTTGGCCATCTGCATCAGGGCCAGCAGCCCCTCCTGCATGCGCGCGCCGCCGGAGGAGGTGAACATCACCACCGGAAGGCCCCTGGCGGCGCCCCGCTCCAGAGCGCGCGCCACCTTCTCGCCGACCACCGAGCCCATCGAGCCGCCAATCCAGCCGAAGTCTGCCACACCGATCGCGAGCGGCACTCCCTCGATCGTCGCGGTGCCCGTGACGACCGCCTCGGTTAGGCCGGTCGCGGCCACGGCGCGCTCTTGCTTCTCGCGGTACTCCGGGAAGCCGAGCGGGTCGTCTGCTACGAGCTCCGCGTCGGTCTCGACGAAGCTGCCTTCGTCGACGGTGATGTGCAGGCGCTCGCGTGCCGGCAGGCGGTGGTGATGGCCGCAACGATGGCACACGCGCAGGTTGCGCTCCAGATCGCGCGCGAAGAGGATCTCCCCGCAGCTCGCGCACTTGGTGGCGAAGCCGTCCGGCACGCTCTCCATCGTGGGCCTGGCCCTCACTCGCCTGCCGAACCACCCTCCGCGGCCCATAGGTGCCTCCGAGCCCGCCAGGAAGGACTTGCGTCGATGCGCGTGGAACTGGCTAGGCCGGTGCGTGCCGCGGCTGCCGCGCCGATCCTCCGTGCATCCGCCCCCGGCGAGGAGTCCATGTCTCTCAGTGACCTGCGTAAGGAGATCGACAAGCTCGACGAGCAGATCATCGGTCTGCTGAACCGTCGCGCGGAACTGGCGAAGGAGATCGGTCAGCGCAAGGCCCAGGCGCGCTCGCACTATTTTACCCCCGAACGCGAGCAGACCGTCTTCAAGCGTCTGGCATCGCTGAGCGCCGGCCCGCTCGACGCGGCGGCGATTCGGGCCATCTACCGCGAGATCATCTCTGCCTCGCGCGCCCTCGAGAAGCCCCTCACCGTGGCCTACCTTGGCCCCGCCGGCACCTTCTCCCACCAGGCCGGCCTGAGCAAGTTTGGCTCCTCCTCCTCCTACGCCGCCACGGATGCCATCCCTGAGATCTTCGCGCTGGTGGAGCGAGGCACGTGCGACTATGGCGTTGTCCCGGTGGAGAACTCCCTGGCGGGCGTCATCCCGGAAACGCTCGACACGTTCGTGAAAACGAACCTGCGGATCGTCTCGGAGCTGTTTGTGCCCATCGTGCACAACCTGGCGACGCGCTGCGAATCGCTGGAGGAGGTTCGACGCCTCTACTCGCACCCGCAGCCCGTGGCGCAGTGTCGCCA from Chthonomonadales bacterium harbors:
- the pheA gene encoding prephenate dehydratase, translated to MSLSDLRKEIDKLDEQIIGLLNRRAELAKEIGQRKAQARSHYFTPEREQTVFKRLASLSAGPLDAAAIRAIYREIISASRALEKPLTVAYLGPAGTFSHQAGLSKFGSSSSYAATDAIPEIFALVERGTCDYGVVPVENSLAGVIPETLDTFVKTNLRIVSELFVPIVHNLATRCESLEEVRRLYSHPQPVAQCRQWLRSHLPGVEILETASTARAAEQAAAEPGAAALCPALAAEMNELPILVDHTEDNPSNRTRFLVLGYNEPEPTGRDKTSVMFSVHHRSGALFRAMAAFEKYDVNLTMIESRPARMAAWEYVFYVDVQGHLRDESVAKAIGQLREHALFVTVLGSYPAAE
- a CDS encoding acetyl-CoA carboxylase carboxyltransferase subunit beta, encoding MRARPTMESVPDGFATKCASCGEILFARDLERNLRVCHRCGHHHRLPARERLHITVDEGSFVETDAELVADDPLGFPEYREKQERAVAATGLTEAVVTGTATIEGVPLAIGVADFGWIGGSMGSVVGEKVARALERGAARGLPVVMFTSSGGARMQEGLLALMQMAKTSAAVARLDRARVPYVTVLTDATTGGVYASYACLGDIILAEPGATVGFAGRRVGNQDVGARLPDNFQTSEFQWEHGMVDRVVPRKDMRATLGYLLTFFGGTYPNGR